TCGACCGCAATTCCTCGCGGTAGGGGCCCAGAAGCTGGTAAAGGCTCTCCGGGGCGCTGATGGTGACGGCGGCATCCAGGGAATGCCCCACCCGTTTTTCAACCCGGGCCCCTTCGACGGCTTTGGAAACCTCCCCCCGCAGAGCCAGAATCCGGTCCCATTTTTGCGCCAGATCAGGGTCCTGAAATTCCGCTGCAACTGTCGGCAGCGCGGCCAGATGCACGCTGGCCTCACGGCCGGAAGTGGTCGGCATGAATTTCCAGATCTCCTCGGCGGTAAACGGCAGCACCGGCGCCATCAAGCGCACCATGGCGTCGGCCAGCGCCAAGAGCACCGTCTGGGCGCTTCGGCGCTCAGGGGAGTTTTGGGCCGAGGTATAAAGGCGGTCCTTGAGAACGTCCAGATAGAAGGCCGAGAGCTCCACCGTGCAGAAATTGTAGAGGCTGTGGTAGATCAGATGAAACTCGTAGGTGTCGTAGGCCTTGCGGGCCCTCTGAACCAGCAGCTGAAGCCGGTGCAGGGCGAAGCGGTCGATCTCCGGCATGGCCGCCGGCGCCACCTGGTCCCGCGCCGGGTCGAAGTCTGCGAGGTTGCCCAGCAAAAACCGGCAGGTGTTGCGGATCCGGCGGTAGGCGTCGCTGAGCTGGTTGAGGATTTTGTCGGATATCCGGATGTCGTCGCGGTAGTCCGAGGCGGACACCCACAGGCGCAGGATCTCGGCCCCGTAGTGATCGATGACCTCCTTGGGGGCGATGATGTTGCCCAGGGACTTGGACATCTTCTTGCCGTCGGCGTCCACCACGAAGCCGTGGGTGAGCACCGAGCGGTAGGGGGCCCGCCCGCGGGTGCCGACCGCCGTCAGAAGCGAGCTGTGGAACCAGCCGCGGTGCTGGTCGCTGCCTTCCAGGTAGAGGTCCGCCGGCCACTTCAGATAGGGCCGCTGCTCCAGCACCGCCGCGTGACTGACACCCGAGTCGAACCAGACATCCAGAATATCGGTCTCCTTTTCGAGGTTGCGGCCCCCGCAGCCGTTGCAGACGGTTTCAGGGGGCAACAGCTCGGCTGCCGGTTTTTCGAACCAGATGTCGGCGCCGTGAACTATAAAAAGGGCGTAGACGTGGTCAAAAACCTCGCGGGTCGCCAGGATTTCGCCGCAGTCGGCGCACTGAAAGGCGGTGATCGGAACCCCCCAGGCCCGCTGGCGCGACACGCACCAGTCCGGCCGGTTCTCGATCATCCCGTAAATCCGCTCCCGACCCCAGCGCGGCACCCACTGGACACGGTCGATCTCGGTGAGGGCTTTCTGCCGCAGGCCGGTTTTCTCCATGGAGATAAACCACTGGGGCGTTGCCCTGAAAATGACCGGCTGTTTGCAGCGCCAGCAGTGGGGATAGGCGTGGCTGATCTGCTCCTCAGCCAGCAGGGCCCCCTGGGTCTTGAGTTTGGCATTGATGTTGGGGTTGGCGTCAAAAACGAACTGGCCGCTGAAAAATCCCACCTCGTCCGTGAAGCGCCCCTGGTCGTCCACCGGCGAATAGGCGTCGATATCGTACTGCAGCCCGACCTCGTAGTCCTCGCGGCCGTGGCCGGGGGCCGTATGAACGCAGCCGGTGCCGGCCTCCAGGGTGACGTGGTCACCCAGCACGATCAGGGAATCGCGGTCGTAGAGGGGATGGCGGCAGCGCTTGCGCTCCAGCTCGCGGGGGTTGACCGCGGCGAGGATCTCGTAGTCCGGGATGCCGAAGGTCTGCATGCAGGCGGCCACCAGTTCACGCGCCAGAACCAGGACCTCGCCGTTGCGGGTGTCGACTGCGACATAATCAAAATCCGGGTGCAGGGCCACCGCCAGGTTGGCCGGAATGGTCCACGGGGTCGTGGTCCAGATGACCAGGAAGACCTTGCGGCCGGCCAGCGCCGGAAAGGCCGCCCCCAGGTCGTCCTGGAGGGCGAACTTGACGTAGATCGACGGCGAGTCGGCGTCGTAGTACTCGATTTCCGCCTCGGCCAGGGCGGTCTGGCAGTGGTTGCACCAGTAGATCGGTTTTTTGCTCTTGAAAAGGCTGCCGTCCTGGGCGAACTTGCCGCACTCGCGGGCGATGATCGCCTCGTAGGCGTAGTCCATGGTCAGATAGGGGTTGCCCCACTCCCCCATGACCCCCAGGCGCTTGAATTCCTCGCGCTGGATATCGATGAATTTCTCGGCATAGCGCCGGCAGCGTTTGCGCACCTGGACCATGGAAAGGGTGCTCTTCTCGGCCCCCAGCTCCTTGTCCACATTGTGTTCGATGGGCA
The Desulfobacteraceae bacterium genome window above contains:
- the ileS gene encoding isoleucine--tRNA ligase, translating into MDYKKTLNLPTTKFPMKASLAQREPLQLQAWEQGGLYDTVRAASRGRERFILHDGPPYANGHIHIGTALNKILKDIIVRSRQMAGFDAVYVPGWDCHGLPIEHNVDKELGAEKSTLSMVQVRKRCRRYAEKFIDIQREEFKRLGVMGEWGNPYLTMDYAYEAIIARECGKFAQDGSLFKSKKPIYWCNHCQTALAEAEIEYYDADSPSIYVKFALQDDLGAAFPALAGRKVFLVIWTTTPWTIPANLAVALHPDFDYVAVDTRNGEVLVLARELVAACMQTFGIPDYEILAAVNPRELERKRCRHPLYDRDSLIVLGDHVTLEAGTGCVHTAPGHGREDYEVGLQYDIDAYSPVDDQGRFTDEVGFFSGQFVFDANPNINAKLKTQGALLAEEQISHAYPHCWRCKQPVIFRATPQWFISMEKTGLRQKALTEIDRVQWVPRWGRERIYGMIENRPDWCVSRQRAWGVPITAFQCADCGEILATREVFDHVYALFIVHGADIWFEKPAAELLPPETVCNGCGGRNLEKETDILDVWFDSGVSHAAVLEQRPYLKWPADLYLEGSDQHRGWFHSSLLTAVGTRGRAPYRSVLTHGFVVDADGKKMSKSLGNIIAPKEVIDHYGAEILRLWVSASDYRDDIRISDKILNQLSDAYRRIRNTCRFLLGNLADFDPARDQVAPAAMPEIDRFALHRLQLLVQRARKAYDTYEFHLIYHSLYNFCTVELSAFYLDVLKDRLYTSAQNSPERRSAQTVLLALADAMVRLMAPVLPFTAEEIWKFMPTTSGREASVHLAALPTVAAEFQDPDLAQKWDRILALRGEVSKAVEGARVEKRVGHSLDAAVTISAPESLYQLLGPYREELRS